A stretch of the Candidatus Jettenia sp. AMX2 genome encodes the following:
- a CDS encoding cytochrome-c peroxidase — MNRIDVIKYLLVSVGMLFPAMPPILGENIMQAFTWQEGSPSSTIFVADQQQGAEGEDENDTAAKRHEAHAKDVSTFPPIGPLPPVKIPADNPQTAAKTELGKKLFFDPRLSGNNWISCATCHNPALGFADGLPRALGGPVAKEGGRHSPSLINCGYNDFQFWDGRASSLEMQALGPIQNPDEMFETLDNVVRKLSRIPGYVKAFKEVFGTGVTAEGIAKAIAAFERTIIYSNSPFDRYMQGDIHAMSESAIRGMDLFNGKAECIICHNGPNFTDNKFHNIGVPADGPFKEDVGRYLVTKDESDKGAFKTPTLRNIAETAPYMHDGFFPTLFEVVQFYNAGGGRSENKSPHIHPLHLTGQEVMDLIEFLKALTGEPVQITYEPLPLTYPNIPTDF, encoded by the coding sequence ATGAACAGAATTGACGTTATAAAATATTTGCTCGTATCCGTTGGTATGCTTTTTCCGGCAATGCCGCCTATTCTTGGAGAAAACATCATGCAGGCATTTACCTGGCAGGAAGGATCGCCCTCTTCCACAATTTTTGTAGCTGATCAGCAGCAGGGAGCAGAAGGTGAGGATGAAAATGATACGGCAGCTAAAAGGCATGAGGCTCATGCCAAAGATGTATCCACATTTCCGCCGATTGGTCCTCTTCCGCCAGTGAAAATTCCCGCTGATAATCCGCAAACTGCAGCAAAGACCGAGCTGGGGAAAAAACTGTTCTTTGATCCCCGTCTTTCAGGAAACAACTGGATTAGTTGTGCGACATGCCACAATCCTGCTCTTGGTTTTGCTGACGGATTACCCCGGGCCCTGGGAGGACCTGTTGCAAAGGAAGGAGGCAGACATTCCCCTTCTCTTATCAATTGCGGATATAACGATTTTCAATTTTGGGATGGACGGGCTTCTTCACTGGAAATGCAGGCGCTGGGCCCTATTCAAAATCCGGATGAAATGTTTGAAACCCTGGATAATGTTGTTCGAAAGTTAAGCAGGATTCCTGGTTATGTCAAGGCTTTTAAAGAGGTTTTTGGAACAGGGGTTACAGCGGAAGGCATTGCGAAGGCTATTGCGGCATTTGAACGCACGATTATCTATTCAAATTCACCGTTTGACAGGTATATGCAGGGAGATATACATGCCATGAGTGAATCTGCCATACGGGGTATGGACTTGTTTAACGGCAAGGCAGAATGCATTATATGCCATAATGGCCCTAATTTTACCGATAATAAATTTCACAACATCGGTGTGCCGGCAGATGGCCCGTTTAAAGAGGATGTGGGGCGATATCTTGTTACAAAAGATGAGTCTGATAAAGGCGCATTCAAAACACCGACCTTGAGGAATATTGCAGAGACAGCACCTTATATGCACGATGGCTTTTTCCCGACATTGTTTGAAGTTGTGCAGTTTTACAATGCAGGCGGGGGACGGAGTGAAAATAAAAGTCCCCATATCCACCCCTTACATCTAACCGGCCAGGAGGTTATGGACCTTATTGAATTCCTGAAGGCTTTGACCGGAGAGCCTGTTCAGATAACCTATGAACCGTTGCCTTTAACCTATCCCAATATACCCACAGATTTTTGA
- a CDS encoding cysteine dioxygenase family protein encodes MNEILKDFVNHLESLPDKPSPDMIKNCVVKMGAGKLPIGEYSGFSDQRYKRNNIHASRKCEIVVICFQKGQCTPIHDHGGSRGITIIREGIMTEELFLKHQTGMISPTFTRIYRHGDISYVNLTTIHRVSNAHAHGLVTMNIYFPPLAVMNLYNPENARIEKWIADYATDGKNQTLHN; translated from the coding sequence ATGAATGAGATCTTAAAAGATTTTGTCAATCATTTAGAGTCTTTACCGGATAAGCCGTCTCCCGATATGATAAAAAATTGTGTCGTGAAAATGGGGGCAGGAAAATTGCCGATCGGTGAATACAGCGGTTTCTCGGATCAGAGATACAAAAGGAATAACATTCATGCCAGCAGAAAGTGTGAAATTGTCGTGATATGTTTTCAGAAAGGTCAGTGTACTCCGATACATGATCATGGCGGTTCCCGGGGCATTACCATAATACGGGAGGGAATCATGACAGAAGAGCTTTTCCTGAAACATCAAACCGGTATGATATCCCCGACATTTACCCGCATATATCGCCATGGGGATATTTCTTATGTAAATCTGACAACAATCCATCGGGTATCTAATGCTCATGCTCACGGATTAGTAACCATGAATATTTATTTTCCTCCTCTGGCGGTAATGAATCTCTATAATCCGGAGAATGCCCGGATTGAAAAATGGATTGCTGATTATGCTACTGACGGTAAGAACCAAACACTGCATAATTGA